Part of the Nitrospirota bacterium genome is shown below.
ACTGCTAAAGCAGCAAGAGTGGCGCAGTCGGAAAGAGTTTCCGAAGCACAAGCAGAGCTTGGTCGAGCCTTAGGCGCCCTAACTGAGGCGCGTAGCGCAGCCGAACGACAGGCTGATGTGTCTGAGGCCGAACGGATCATAAGAACGTTTGCCCCTGATCTTGCAGCCGTGCCTGGGGACCGGGCAGAGATACTCCTAAGACGAATTGCTGATAGGAAACAATCAATTCCTGCACTTGCTGAAGCTCTTGCTCTGGCTGAGGACTTAGAGGCGGAACGACTGTACTTGGAGTCAGAGTCTGGTCTGGCCGAGATTGCAGCGGCTCGGGCAGTTGAGGGTTCTGCGCGTCTGGCGAAGGAGCATGCTAAAGAGAAGCTGATAGAAGCACAACGGATCGCGGCCGCGGAGCAGGAGAACGATGCTTTCGCTAGCCATATGGCTGCATTGCTTGATCATGGAGAGGCTGTTGGTTTGCAGAATGGACATTGCCCGCTGTGTGATGTCGTACGAAGTTCCGAACAGTTTACTGCCGCGATTGCGGCGGTAAGATCTAATTTGAGCGTGCGGGTTGCCCGCGCAACCCGTGCAATAGAAATTCTCGATCAGGCACGTTTAGCAATGCAACAGGCGGAGACGATGCTAACGGAGGCTGGGCAGCAACTGCGAGATCTCGAAGTTCGTCGGGCGGGAATCTCGCACGGTATTGCGAGGGTGGTGGCAACGTTTAGTCGGTGGGAACTGGCTGTGCCTTCTTCGGAGCCAGAGGCCGCTAGACGTTTGATGCTCCAAAGGCAAGAGGAGACAGCACAGCTCGAACATGCCCTTTTCGTGCTAGAGGCGTCGAGTGCACATGATCGTGTTACGGCGCTAGAAGCTCGACTTCAGCATCTGCGCTCACGGCTTGATGAGGAAACTGCGAAGATGGCCGCTGTCGAGCGAGTGGTTGAAACGGCTCGACAAATCGACAGCGCCGCAAAAGAGGTTGCCAATCAAATTCTTACAGAACAGTTTGACACTGTTATGCCGTTGCTGAAAGAGCTCTATGTACGTCTTCGTCCGCACACCGATTGGCGAGAAATCGAGACGGATTTTGGTGGTCGCGTGCGTGCCTCTTTGAATTTTACTGTGGGTGATGGACGAAACCCACAGTTCTTGTTCAGTAGTGGTCAACGCCGTGCCGCAGGCATTGCATTTCTTCTGGCCATTCATCTTTCGCGACCCTG
Proteins encoded:
- a CDS encoding AAA family ATPase — encoded protein: MKLAFIEVAGFRGFKDKTRLDLPGGFVVLTGRNGVGKSTVLDAVDFVLTGTINKYSVKGAKGGGLDEHIWWVGEGTPENQYVSVGFVDGNGEEFVATRSRERGLDIQPNDIVRLLCVGESTAQAWPEILMQTTLIRDETIAALSLDLPEQARAAAVRAAIGGLAGPDHTKRTGTLLETAKAARVAQSERVSEAQAELGRALGALTEARSAAERQADVSEAERIIRTFAPDLAAVPGDRAEILLRRIADRKQSIPALAEALALAEDLEAERLYLESESGLAEIAAARAVEGSARLAKEHAKEKLIEAQRIAAAEQENDAFASHMAALLDHGEAVGLQNGHCPLCDVVRSSEQFTAAIAAVRSNLSVRVARATRAIEILDQARLAMQQAETMLTEAGQQLRDLEVRRAGISHGIARVVATFSRWELAVPSSEPEAARRLMLQRQEETAQLEHALFVLEASSAHDRVTALEARLQHLRSRLDEETAKMAAVERVVETARQIDSAAKEVANQILTEQFDTVMPLLKELYVRLRPHTDWREIETDFGGRVRASLNFTVGDGRNPQFLFSSGQRRAAGIAFLLAIHLSRPWCRLRSLLLDDPVQHIDDYRALNLVEVLSAVRKTGRQVIVAVEDPALADVLCRRLRSTPTEFGRRFEFATANNGSASIERKIDIFPLPRQVLQAVEA